A section of the Streptomyces sp. CG1 genome encodes:
- a CDS encoding tyrosine-type recombinase/integrase yields MSSQPPSIFRSFRVQLPSRVAYWTVLDGELRIVEAADAFLRHLRFGRDSAESTTESYAGATALYLRWCGESGRPWTTGARHLGMFMVWLRHAPRLPSPTLTPRPVFNGPGIKPVRGPRRVNAVLAAVREFLKYAVGSGAAPAWVIDQLYEIGDSRDLPAEVRGEYGIPRGYAKVRHRLHELDDPVDRASDEEIVALVRACHSARDRLIVLLMARAGIRRGELVGLRRADLHFVLDARPLGCPVPGSHLHIVRRDNTNRAWAKSRSSRTVPVDALLVQAHDQYVIERAGIAAAADSDFLLVNLFRGRIGAPMRLGAINELMTSLSRRARLERRIRPHQGRHGFADNIMAAGGQLDELADLLGHASPLSSQPYLHPSHERLREAVERVPSPRLPRQGE; encoded by the coding sequence ATGAGCTCACAACCCCCGTCGATCTTCCGGTCGTTCCGCGTACAGCTGCCATCCCGGGTCGCGTACTGGACGGTCTTGGACGGCGAACTGCGGATCGTCGAGGCAGCGGACGCCTTCCTGAGGCATCTGCGATTCGGCCGGGACAGCGCGGAGTCCACCACGGAGTCCTACGCGGGTGCCACCGCTCTGTATCTGCGCTGGTGCGGCGAGAGCGGCCGACCCTGGACGACCGGAGCACGTCACCTGGGCATGTTCATGGTCTGGCTCCGGCACGCGCCTCGGCTCCCGTCGCCGACGCTGACGCCGAGACCGGTGTTCAACGGGCCCGGCATCAAGCCGGTTCGCGGGCCACGCCGGGTCAACGCGGTACTGGCCGCGGTCCGTGAGTTCCTGAAGTACGCAGTCGGTAGCGGGGCGGCGCCGGCTTGGGTGATCGACCAGCTCTACGAAATCGGCGACAGCCGTGATCTGCCCGCCGAAGTGCGGGGCGAGTACGGCATTCCCCGCGGCTACGCGAAGGTCCGGCATCGCCTGCACGAGCTGGACGACCCAGTCGACCGGGCCAGCGACGAGGAGATCGTCGCGCTCGTGCGGGCCTGCCACTCGGCCCGCGACCGGCTGATCGTGCTGCTGATGGCCCGCGCCGGCATCCGCCGCGGGGAACTGGTCGGACTGCGCCGCGCCGACCTGCACTTCGTCCTCGATGCCCGTCCGCTGGGCTGTCCCGTCCCGGGCAGCCACCTGCACATCGTGCGCCGCGACAACACCAACCGGGCCTGGGCCAAGTCCCGCAGCTCGCGAACGGTCCCGGTCGATGCCCTGCTTGTCCAGGCCCACGACCAGTACGTCATCGAACGGGCGGGGATCGCCGCAGCCGCCGACAGCGACTTCCTGCTGGTCAACCTCTTCCGCGGCCGCATCGGAGCCCCGATGCGACTCGGAGCGATCAACGAACTGATGACCTCACTCAGCCGCCGGGCCCGCCTGGAACGACGCATCCGTCCGCACCAGGGACGCCACGGATTCGCAGACAACATCATGGCCGCCGGTGGCCAACTCGACGAATTGGCCGACCTGTTGGGCCACGCCTCTCCCCTCTCTTCCCAGCCCTACCTGCATCCCTCGCACGAGCGGCTACGCGAGGCCGTCGAGCGAGTCCCCAGCCCCCGCCTGCCACGACAAGGAGAATGA
- a CDS encoding helix-turn-helix domain-containing protein has translation MFETSDFDLAPYAGFDMDRFVRRTFCSWQDAGWRSLLVQRFTHAREAEDLPLPAVSDLHLVLCTSGDTEMRVHAGGKAPPRRWVAGRLELMIPGHSTVRSYRATSVMHTVQVHIPRATVERTTAELGGPAPDFEALSASLGAGDALVEHVVRALPAVKDANDVYAESAAAFLTTHLLTQGRDQRIPGPERAAVRQGIAVMRERLAHPLTLADLAAEVHLSVYHFIRVFREATGETPHRFLTRLRIEQARRLLDGTSLTIGQIAGRCGFSSPGSLSSAFLAHVGVRPSAYRNISSTGGQSGVCPGPTPPS, from the coding sequence GTGTTCGAGACGTCTGACTTCGATCTGGCGCCGTACGCCGGTTTCGACATGGACAGGTTCGTCCGGCGTACCTTCTGCAGTTGGCAGGACGCCGGCTGGCGGTCGTTGCTGGTGCAGCGCTTCACCCACGCACGGGAGGCGGAGGATCTTCCGCTACCGGCGGTGTCCGACCTGCATCTCGTACTCTGCACGAGCGGAGATACGGAGATGCGGGTCCACGCCGGTGGGAAGGCGCCCCCGCGACGTTGGGTCGCCGGCCGCCTGGAACTCATGATCCCCGGCCACTCGACCGTACGCAGCTACCGCGCGACATCTGTGATGCATACCGTCCAGGTGCACATTCCGCGGGCGACCGTTGAGCGGACCACAGCCGAACTGGGAGGTCCAGCACCGGACTTCGAAGCGCTGTCCGCCAGCCTGGGCGCGGGCGACGCGCTGGTCGAACATGTCGTACGCGCGCTGCCGGCTGTCAAGGACGCGAACGACGTGTACGCGGAATCGGCCGCGGCCTTTCTCACGACGCATCTGCTGACTCAAGGCCGAGACCAGCGCATCCCGGGGCCCGAGCGCGCGGCCGTCCGCCAGGGCATCGCGGTCATGCGAGAGCGTCTGGCCCATCCGCTGACCCTCGCCGACCTCGCCGCCGAAGTGCACTTGAGCGTGTACCACTTCATCCGCGTGTTCCGCGAAGCCACCGGTGAGACACCGCATCGGTTCCTCACCCGGCTGCGGATCGAGCAGGCGCGGCGGTTGCTCGACGGCACCAGCCTCACCATCGGGCAGATCGCCGGACGCTGCGGCTTCTCCAGCCCCGGCAGCCTGTCCTCGGCCTTCCTGGCGCACGTCGGTGTCCGGCCTTCGGCGTACCGCAATATTTCGTCGACGGGTGGGCAATCCGGCGTATGTCCCGGGCCGACCCCACCGTCCTAA
- a CDS encoding helix-turn-helix transcriptional regulator yields the protein MHAKRLSEFLRARRARVHPEDHGMPAGARRTPGLRREEIAVLAGVSTDYYVRLEQGRDHNPSPQVLRALAAALLLNDEEATYLRALVDPPRRGRPQPVQEYAGPQLVSLLDAWADTPALVYGRYIDLLAVNPLGEALFTWLGGETSLITAMFLNPAAKGFYRDWADVAQGCVAALRATNPDPDGQRLQELVGELSVRSRDFARMWARHEVRAKTASTKRFRHPLVGDLTLGFETFSVNSAPGQHLVVYRAETGSAAEQALALLGSLALTEFQDVQDEGHIPHDLS from the coding sequence ATGCACGCGAAACGGCTGAGTGAGTTCCTGCGGGCCCGGCGCGCACGGGTGCACCCCGAGGACCACGGGATGCCTGCGGGGGCGCGCCGTACTCCCGGTCTGCGACGCGAGGAGATCGCGGTCCTCGCCGGGGTGAGCACGGACTACTACGTGCGGCTGGAGCAGGGACGCGATCACAATCCGTCGCCCCAGGTCCTGAGGGCCTTGGCGGCTGCCCTGCTGTTGAACGACGAGGAAGCCACCTACCTGCGTGCGCTGGTCGATCCGCCGCGCCGCGGGCGGCCCCAGCCCGTCCAGGAGTACGCCGGCCCACAGTTGGTGTCCTTGCTGGACGCCTGGGCGGACACACCGGCCCTGGTCTACGGCAGGTACATCGACCTGCTCGCCGTCAATCCCCTGGGCGAGGCGCTGTTCACCTGGCTCGGAGGTGAGACCAGTCTGATCACAGCGATGTTCCTCAACCCTGCCGCCAAGGGCTTCTACCGTGACTGGGCCGACGTCGCGCAGGGGTGCGTAGCTGCACTGCGGGCAACCAACCCCGACCCGGACGGCCAGCGGCTGCAGGAGCTGGTGGGCGAACTTTCGGTGCGAAGTCGCGACTTCGCCCGCATGTGGGCACGCCACGAGGTACGGGCCAAGACGGCCTCGACCAAGCGCTTCCGGCATCCGCTGGTCGGCGACCTCACGCTGGGCTTCGAGACCTTCTCCGTCAACAGCGCACCTGGCCAGCACCTTGTCGTCTACCGCGCCGAAACCGGCAGCGCCGCCGAACAGGCGCTGGCCTTGCTGGGCAGCCTCGCTCTCACCGAATTCCAAGACGTTCAAGACGAAGGGCACATCCCGCATGACCTCTCCTGA
- a CDS encoding cyclopropane-fatty-acyl-phospholipid synthase family protein: MGDDKATRAVDAARDYYNSADVDGFYTSVWGGEDIHTGIYEHPDEPVARATRRTDARMAGRVADLLGPGRTIIDLGSGYGGAARHLARTFGCHVLALNISDVQNRRHRELNARNGLDTLIDVVDGSFDDIPASDGKFDVVWSQEALVHSSDRAHMLSEAVRVLAPGGALVLTDVMAADDTHEDTLRPVCERLHVTNLATPGFVCEQLAGLGLGQVHFDDLSENLLPHYARLSDEVQRSGEGLTGVIGEEYLDRLRTNLPLWVHACESGLLAWGIFHGRQ; the protein is encoded by the coding sequence ATGGGCGATGACAAGGCCACGCGTGCAGTGGATGCGGCCCGGGACTACTACAACTCCGCCGACGTCGACGGCTTCTACACCTCCGTATGGGGCGGTGAAGACATCCACACCGGCATCTACGAGCACCCCGACGAGCCAGTGGCGCGGGCAACCCGGCGGACCGACGCCCGGATGGCCGGCCGGGTGGCCGACCTTCTCGGGCCCGGCCGCACGATCATCGACCTCGGCTCGGGCTACGGCGGCGCGGCACGCCACCTCGCCCGGACCTTCGGCTGCCACGTCCTCGCGCTCAACATCAGCGACGTGCAGAACCGGCGGCACCGCGAGCTCAACGCCCGTAACGGACTCGACACACTCATCGATGTCGTCGACGGATCCTTCGACGACATCCCAGCGTCGGACGGGAAGTTCGACGTCGTCTGGTCCCAGGAAGCCCTCGTCCACAGCAGCGACCGGGCGCACATGCTCTCGGAGGCGGTCCGCGTCCTCGCCCCCGGCGGTGCCCTAGTCCTCACCGACGTCATGGCCGCCGACGACACCCACGAGGACACGCTGCGCCCGGTGTGCGAGCGCCTCCACGTCACCAACCTCGCCACGCCGGGCTTCGTGTGCGAACAACTCGCCGGCCTCGGACTGGGGCAGGTTCACTTCGATGACCTGAGCGAGAACCTCCTCCCGCACTACGCCCGCCTCAGCGATGAAGTGCAGCGCAGCGGCGAGGGACTCACCGGCGTCATCGGTGAGGAGTACCTGGACCGGCTGCGGACCAATCTTCCCCTGTGGGTTCACGCTTGCGAGAGCGGCCTTCTCGCCTGGGGAATCTTTCACGGTCGCCAGTGA
- a CDS encoding MFS transporter, with protein MTSPRPAPGTSSSLARPTAPLPLRRRWAATLVVCLGLFLLGLDLTVLNVALPSLEDDLRPGVTALHWIVDGYALVLGGTVLTTGALTDRIGRRRAFVTGLAVCGTASALGALAPAPWQVIASRCVLGAGAALLMPATLALICHLFPEPQLRRRAIAVWTAVGGVGGLAGPVVGGWLVEHFSWRAAFWLNLPIAAIAITLALWLVPEVRSTRCEPVDVPGALLAAAGLLALVAAIIESPQLGWSSPPVLAGYGLAALLLSAFLLYEHRCRHPLLPLTLLRHPRIGMNAATLALMSFSLLGALFVMTLYLQGVLGYTPWQAGQHTLPLPASLAVGAAASQPVAGRMGEKRAVLSGLALVASAFTVLATTSSTSGYGHLVLFQILAGLGAGVAFSPATAAVMGAVPHHSAGLGSAINDATRQVGAALGVAVQGSVLATAYTTHARNNLADAGLSVPVRTAATDNILTAAATLPRLPAPQQTRLAAAVTDAFITGMSRTALIGAAVILATAVAVSYGYPARRARAVRQGR; from the coding sequence CTCAATGTCGCCCTGCCCAGCCTGGAGGACGACCTCCGGCCCGGCGTCACCGCACTGCACTGGATCGTCGACGGCTACGCGCTGGTCCTGGGCGGCACGGTGCTGACGACCGGAGCCCTCACCGACCGCATCGGCCGCAGACGCGCCTTCGTCACCGGCCTCGCGGTCTGCGGCACCGCATCTGCCCTCGGCGCCCTCGCCCCGGCACCCTGGCAGGTCATCGCCTCGCGATGCGTCCTGGGCGCCGGAGCCGCCCTGCTCATGCCTGCCACCCTCGCCCTGATCTGCCACCTCTTCCCCGAACCGCAATTACGGCGCCGGGCCATCGCCGTGTGGACTGCCGTCGGTGGGGTCGGCGGCCTGGCCGGCCCGGTCGTCGGCGGCTGGCTGGTCGAACACTTCTCCTGGCGCGCCGCGTTCTGGCTCAACCTCCCCATCGCCGCCATCGCCATCACCCTGGCACTCTGGCTCGTTCCCGAGGTGCGCAGCACCCGGTGCGAACCCGTCGACGTGCCCGGCGCACTGCTGGCCGCTGCCGGCCTGCTGGCCCTGGTCGCCGCCATCATCGAAAGCCCTCAACTCGGCTGGAGCAGCCCGCCGGTTCTCGCCGGATACGGTCTCGCCGCCCTCCTGCTGTCGGCCTTCCTCCTGTACGAGCACCGGTGCCGCCACCCCCTGTTGCCGCTCACCCTGCTGCGCCACCCCCGCATCGGCATGAACGCCGCCACGCTGGCACTGATGTCCTTCAGCCTGCTGGGTGCCCTGTTCGTGATGACGCTCTATCTGCAAGGCGTGCTCGGCTACACCCCCTGGCAGGCCGGACAGCACACGCTCCCCCTTCCGGCCTCTCTGGCTGTCGGCGCCGCAGCGTCCCAGCCCGTGGCCGGCCGCATGGGCGAGAAACGGGCCGTGCTCTCGGGCCTCGCCCTGGTCGCCTCCGCCTTCACCGTCCTCGCCACCACCAGCAGCACGTCCGGCTACGGCCACCTCGTCCTCTTCCAGATCCTGGCGGGACTGGGGGCGGGAGTGGCGTTCTCCCCGGCAACGGCGGCCGTCATGGGGGCCGTTCCCCACCACAGCGCAGGGCTCGGTTCCGCGATCAACGACGCGACCCGGCAGGTCGGGGCAGCACTGGGAGTCGCCGTACAAGGGTCTGTCCTGGCCACCGCCTACACCACCCACGCCCGGAACAACCTTGCAGACGCCGGGCTTTCAGTCCCCGTCCGCACCGCGGCCACCGACAACATCCTCACCGCGGCAGCCACCCTGCCCCGGCTCCCCGCCCCTCAGCAGACCCGCCTGGCCGCAGCCGTCACGGATGCCTTCATCACCGGCATGTCGCGCACGGCTCTTATCGGCGCTGCGGTAATTCTGGCCACCGCGGTGGCCGTTTCGTACGGGTACCCGGCCCGCAGGGCTAGGGCAGTCAGGCAGGGCCGTTGA
- a CDS encoding TetR/AcrR family transcriptional regulator yields the protein MGRRERKKAATRQAIADAALRLFLQRGYDDVGIREIADAADVSTTTLFKHFPVKEVLVFDKDADQEAALLAAVRERPEGQSIPAALREHALRSRVTAAEGDPRFAAFRCLVNDTPALRDYLQNMWLRHTAAPARVVAEESGLPAGDPACTALAHFALEAPRAVQNHDDPRQAVIRAFDLLEGGWSTLAPSRG from the coding sequence CTGGGTCGCCGAGAGCGCAAGAAGGCCGCGACTCGCCAGGCCATCGCGGACGCCGCGCTACGCCTGTTCCTGCAACGCGGATACGACGACGTCGGCATTCGCGAGATCGCGGATGCCGCCGACGTGTCCACCACCACGCTGTTCAAGCACTTCCCGGTCAAGGAGGTCCTCGTCTTCGACAAGGATGCCGACCAGGAAGCCGCCCTGCTCGCCGCGGTAAGGGAGCGGCCCGAGGGCCAGTCCATCCCCGCGGCGCTGCGCGAGCACGCACTGCGCTCCCGCGTGACCGCCGCGGAAGGCGACCCCCGCTTCGCCGCCTTCCGCTGCCTGGTGAACGACACCCCCGCCCTGCGTGACTACCTCCAGAACATGTGGCTGCGCCACACGGCCGCCCCGGCTCGAGTCGTTGCGGAAGAGAGCGGACTTCCGGCAGGCGATCCCGCCTGCACCGCTCTCGCCCATTTCGCTCTTGAAGCGCCCCGCGCCGTCCAGAACCACGACGACCCCCGCCAGGCCGTCATCCGCGCCTTCGACCTGCTGGAAGGCGGCTGGAGCACGCTCGCACCCAGCCGTGGGTGA
- a CDS encoding FAD-dependent monooxygenase, giving the protein MHDVVIVGAGPVGLFLACELGLAGCSVLVLEREPGPHSPFKAEPLGMRGLSAASVEAFYRRGMLHQVLSASGVHDDPGADPDADEPSPPRHGGHFAGMVLDPAKVDVAALPYRLSSPASQGVLTYLESVEAVLSEQASKLGVAIRYGVAVSAIAQNDESVVALAGEHEYAARWLVGCDGGRSTVRGLAGFEFVGTGPQFTGYSMHATVADPEKLRPGFNLTPTGMYLQPPNNGQIGMMDFDGGAFDRSRPPTRDHLQTVLRRVSGTDVTLSEVHLVSTFTDRAMQTTSYRQGRVLLAGDAAHIHSPLGGQGLNTGIGDAMNLGWKLAATVHGYAPDGLLDTYTSERRPIAEKVLDWSRAQVAAMRPDPHAQAIQGVIRDLIGTRDGTTYVFERLSGSSIRYDLGSKHPLVGRNAPELRLENGTRLGDLMQDGRGVALDFSTDRCLRGSAMGWASRMRYAAGPARNDLGLGAVLVRPDGVVAWAGGRTPDREAFEQAARHWFGVPEIYG; this is encoded by the coding sequence GTGCATGACGTAGTGATCGTGGGCGCCGGCCCGGTTGGTCTGTTCCTCGCCTGCGAGCTTGGCCTCGCGGGCTGCTCTGTCCTGGTGCTCGAGCGCGAGCCGGGACCCCACTCCCCGTTCAAGGCGGAGCCGCTCGGGATGCGGGGCCTGTCGGCCGCGTCGGTCGAGGCGTTCTATCGCCGCGGGATGCTGCACCAGGTTCTGTCGGCGTCGGGCGTCCACGACGATCCCGGCGCGGACCCCGACGCGGACGAGCCGTCACCTCCTCGTCACGGTGGCCACTTCGCCGGCATGGTGCTCGATCCGGCCAAGGTCGACGTAGCCGCCCTGCCGTACCGGCTTTCCAGCCCGGCATCGCAGGGCGTGTTGACCTACCTCGAATCGGTCGAGGCGGTGCTGTCCGAGCAGGCGTCCAAGCTCGGCGTGGCAATCAGGTACGGCGTCGCGGTCTCAGCCATCGCCCAGAACGACGAGAGCGTCGTCGCGCTGGCCGGCGAGCACGAGTACGCGGCGCGCTGGCTCGTCGGCTGCGATGGGGGACGCAGTACGGTGCGCGGGCTCGCGGGCTTCGAATTCGTCGGCACCGGGCCGCAGTTCACCGGATACAGCATGCACGCCACCGTCGCCGATCCGGAGAAGCTGCGCCCCGGGTTCAATCTGACGCCGACGGGTATGTACCTCCAGCCTCCCAACAATGGGCAGATCGGCATGATGGACTTCGACGGCGGCGCGTTCGATCGCTCGCGGCCGCCGACTCGCGACCATCTCCAGACAGTTCTGCGCCGTGTGTCCGGCACCGACGTGACGCTGAGCGAGGTTCATCTCGTCTCGACCTTCACCGACCGGGCGATGCAGACGACGAGCTACCGGCAGGGACGCGTCCTGCTCGCGGGCGACGCCGCTCACATCCACTCCCCCCTTGGCGGGCAGGGACTCAACACCGGCATCGGCGACGCCATGAACCTGGGATGGAAGCTCGCGGCGACGGTGCACGGGTACGCGCCCGACGGGCTTCTCGACACCTACACCAGCGAGCGCCGTCCGATCGCCGAAAAGGTGCTCGACTGGTCGCGCGCCCAGGTGGCGGCCATGCGACCGGACCCGCATGCCCAGGCGATCCAAGGAGTGATTCGCGACCTGATCGGGACCCGTGACGGAACGACCTACGTGTTCGAGCGGCTGTCGGGATCGTCGATCCGTTACGACCTCGGCAGCAAGCATCCACTGGTCGGCCGCAACGCCCCGGAGCTTCGCCTCGAAAACGGCACTCGCCTCGGCGACCTGATGCAGGACGGACGGGGCGTCGCTCTCGATTTCAGCACCGATCGATGCCTGCGCGGTTCGGCGATGGGCTGGGCGAGTCGGATGCGGTATGCAGCCGGTCCGGCGAGAAACGACCTCGGATTGGGTGCCGTGCTTGTCCGACCCGACGGCGTAGTCGCCTGGGCAGGAGGTCGCACTCCTGATCGTGAAGCGTTTGAACAGGCCGCCCGCCACTGGTTCGGTGTTCCGGAAATATATGGGTAG
- a CDS encoding FAD-dependent oxidoreductase, translating into MNTTRAPRIAIIGAGPGGLTCARILQRNGITASVYDRDAGSDARNQGGTLDLHADNGQIALREAGLLDDFFRLARPEGQEMRQMDPAGTILFHHLPEEGERFKPEIDRGDLRDLLLNSLNPGTVRWGHTLQKVAGPADGPRTLHFTNGATADAELVIGADGAWSTVRRAVSSAAPAYSGVSFLEAWFDDVANRHPGIAELVGQGSAAAADGDRGLFAQRNSGSHIRVYIIQRVPVDWITTGGLTPENTDGIRRVLLQRYVDWSPRMRQLIADNDGLYVDRPIFALPVPHTWDHNPTVTLLGDAAHLMPPLGVGVNLAMLDACELALALANTDSVDDAVRTYERTMMPRSTEMAQLLDGAAAGLLSTELPDFAGNDRA; encoded by the coding sequence ATGAACACGACCCGCGCACCCCGCATCGCCATCATCGGCGCCGGCCCCGGCGGCCTGACCTGCGCCCGCATCCTCCAGCGGAACGGCATCACCGCCAGCGTCTACGACCGTGACGCCGGCTCCGACGCCCGCAACCAGGGCGGCACCCTGGACCTGCACGCCGACAACGGCCAGATCGCTCTGCGTGAAGCCGGACTGCTCGACGACTTCTTCCGGCTGGCTCGTCCCGAGGGGCAGGAAATGCGTCAGATGGACCCGGCCGGCACCATACTCTTCCATCACCTCCCCGAGGAGGGCGAGAGGTTCAAGCCGGAGATTGACCGCGGCGATCTGCGGGACCTGCTGCTCAACTCCCTGAACCCGGGCACCGTGCGATGGGGCCACACGCTCCAGAAAGTCGCCGGCCCCGCCGACGGACCGCGAACCCTCCACTTCACGAACGGCGCCACCGCCGACGCCGAACTCGTCATCGGCGCCGACGGCGCATGGTCCACGGTCCGCCGAGCCGTCTCCTCCGCCGCACCCGCATACAGCGGCGTGAGTTTCCTCGAAGCCTGGTTCGACGACGTCGCCAACCGTCACCCTGGCATCGCCGAGTTGGTCGGCCAGGGCAGCGCCGCGGCAGCCGACGGCGACCGCGGCCTGTTCGCGCAGCGCAACAGCGGAAGCCACATCCGCGTGTACATCATCCAGCGCGTCCCAGTCGACTGGATCACCACTGGCGGCCTGACGCCCGAGAACACCGACGGCATCCGTCGCGTCTTGCTGCAGCGCTACGTTGACTGGTCACCCCGCATGCGCCAGTTGATCGCCGACAACGACGGCCTCTACGTCGACCGCCCGATCTTCGCCCTGCCCGTCCCGCACACCTGGGACCACAACCCCACCGTCACCCTGCTCGGCGACGCCGCCCACCTCATGCCCCCGCTCGGCGTCGGCGTCAACCTCGCCATGCTCGACGCCTGCGAACTCGCCCTCGCCCTCGCGAACACCGACAGTGTTGACGACGCCGTCCGCACCTACGAGAGGACCATGATGCCCCGCTCAACCGAGATGGCTCAGCTCCTCGACGGCGCCGCCGCCGGGCTGCTGTCCACGGAACTGCCCGACTTCGCCGGCAACGACCGAGCCTGA
- a CDS encoding AraC family transcriptional regulator produces the protein MPDGTSLTVGQIAGRCGLSSPGSLSSAFLAHVGVRPSAYRNISSTGGQSGVCPGPTPPS, from the coding sequence TTGCCCGACGGCACCAGCCTCACCGTCGGGCAGATCGCCGGACGCTGCGGCTTGTCCAGCCCCGGCAGCCTGTCCTCGGCCTTCCTGGCGCACGTCGGTGTCCGGCCTTCGGCGTACCGCAATATTTCGTCGACGGGTGGGCAATCCGGCGTATGTCCCGGGCCGACCCCACCGTCCTAG
- a CDS encoding SRPBCC family protein, which yields MTAHSSANPDAVFTVLVHTATWPSWSPIEAVEIEGGDPERPQQVGDTRVFRTGRATSRERIVELVTDQRFGYENVSGPFRSYRGTVELTEVPRGGTSITWSAVFEPKLRLSGPFWRWYLTRFMQRMVDGLAVYAEAGKDRTPGVC from the coding sequence GTGACCGCGCATTCGTCGGCGAACCCCGACGCCGTCTTCACGGTTCTCGTTCATACGGCCACCTGGCCATCGTGGTCGCCGATCGAAGCCGTCGAGATCGAGGGCGGCGATCCCGAACGCCCCCAGCAGGTCGGTGACACACGAGTGTTCCGTACCGGCCGGGCGACCTCCCGTGAACGCATCGTCGAGCTGGTCACGGACCAGCGGTTCGGATACGAGAACGTGAGCGGTCCGTTCCGGTCCTATCGGGGAACCGTCGAACTCACCGAGGTGCCGCGGGGTGGCACCAGCATCACCTGGTCGGCAGTCTTCGAGCCGAAGCTGCGTCTTTCGGGGCCGTTCTGGCGGTGGTACCTGACACGCTTCATGCAGCGGATGGTCGATGGCCTGGCCGTGTACGCCGAGGCCGGGAAGGACCGCACGCCAGGGGTGTGTTGA
- a CDS encoding oxidoreductase: MTSPDSPVWFITGCSSGLGRALAGAVLERGWRAVVTARDAGKAVDVVAGHEERALALALDVTDSQQIAKAVAQAQAAFGRIDVLVNNAGYGYLAAIEEGEDDEVRALFDSNVFGLVNTTRAVLPGMRTRRAGHIVNMSSLGGLVGFGATGYYHATKFAVEGLSESLAAEVAPLGIKVTIVEPAAFRTNWSGPSMRQSATTIDDYAPTAGTRRTTTLATYGHQPGDPARAAQAVIHAVTAERPPLRLLLGKAAYDIATTKLASLRTTFDSWREVTLSADFPPEHSAS; encoded by the coding sequence ATGACCTCTCCTGATTCCCCTGTCTGGTTCATCACCGGCTGCTCCTCCGGCTTGGGCAGGGCACTGGCCGGTGCCGTGCTGGAGCGCGGCTGGCGGGCGGTGGTCACCGCCCGGGATGCCGGCAAGGCCGTCGACGTGGTCGCCGGGCACGAGGAACGCGCCCTCGCCCTGGCGCTGGACGTCACCGACTCCCAGCAGATCGCTAAGGCGGTCGCACAGGCGCAGGCCGCCTTCGGACGGATCGACGTACTGGTCAACAACGCCGGCTACGGCTACCTCGCCGCCATCGAGGAAGGCGAGGACGACGAGGTTCGCGCCCTGTTCGACAGCAACGTCTTCGGCCTGGTCAACACCACCAGGGCCGTCCTGCCGGGCATGCGCACCCGTCGCGCAGGCCACATCGTGAACATGTCCTCACTCGGCGGCCTGGTCGGCTTCGGCGCCACCGGCTACTACCACGCCACCAAGTTCGCCGTGGAAGGTCTTTCCGAGTCACTCGCCGCCGAGGTCGCCCCCTTGGGCATCAAGGTGACGATCGTCGAACCCGCCGCATTCCGCACCAACTGGTCCGGGCCCTCCATGCGCCAGTCCGCCACCACCATCGACGACTACGCCCCCACCGCGGGCACACGGCGCACCACCACCCTGGCCACCTACGGCCACCAGCCCGGGGATCCGGCACGCGCCGCCCAAGCCGTCATCCACGCCGTCACAGCCGAAAGGCCCCCGCTGCGCCTGCTGCTGGGCAAGGCCGCATACGACATCGCCACCACCAAGCTCGCCTCCCTCAGAACCACCTTCGACAGCTGGCGGGAAGTGACTCTCAGCGCAGACTTTCCCCCAGAGCACTCCGCAAGCTGA